The genomic stretch CAAAACTCAATTGTTAAATTCGTCGCTAATAAGACAAAAGGAACGGATACAGTGTGTTTTGAAGAGTTAATTGATCAATATGAATCTTTTTTAAGTTAAGGGACTAAAATAAATTCCGAAATTAAGATACAGGACTGAAAAGAATATTAAActtaaaaatattatttattattataaaatttCACATTCAGTGTTTTTATGAACAGTAAAATACGGGTGTTTAATGATATGTGGGTGTAAAATTTCTctattttaaattataataaaaaacaTATTTATTTGCCATTAAATAAATGAAGTAAACTTTCAAACCACTACCTTACTTTTTGTATACTTTCATTTCCTCTTACCTTAGTTACAAGAATAGAATTCCATAGCCATAATTAATCATCAATAGAAATACAACCCTCATTCAATCAAcaacaaaaaatagaaaaaagagCCCTTATGCCAAAAATTTCAAGCATGATACATGGCAATTACACACTTACACTAAGGTATTCATGAGCTCAAAAACATTTGTAGTACATTTCATTATCTCTTACCCTAGCTACAATAATATGTCATAGCCAACATTAATTATTTATCAACAGAAATAGAACCCTCATGCCAAAAATTTGAGGCATGATACATGGTGGTTCCAGGAAGGTATTGATGGATTCAAAAGCACCAAGAACTTATAGTTGTGTCTGGTCTAATGTGAATCATCACAATTAAATGATGGTTGGTCCATATGTTGTGTTTGTGTAGAGTAAATGTGACCTAATTTTATTGTACTTTCATCACTCTAGTTTCTTAGAATGGGGACCAAAGTCTCGTACAAAAGATCAACCCTATAGAAATCACTTCAAAAATATCTAAGCTAATTTGATTGAGGAATAGCTTATCAACTAATTTCTGCATGATTTTGGTAATGCAAGTTATATTATGAGTAGATATGAATCGTTTTCACCATTATTAGGTAGTAGATGATTTTGTTATTTGAATCCTTCACTTCATTCACACACACTTTCTTTAAGTTTTTTCTTTTTCCCATTTTAGTTAGAACCCTAAAATTAGTCATCCAAACCAACTAGTGTTGAAAAGTTTTTATCAACAAGTTAGTCTCAAATATTTGACTTATGGCCAAATTCTGTACTTCTTAAAAACAAATATGGTGTGGAAATCGAATCCCCTAAGGTCGTGTTTTCGTTGCATTCATGCTATTAAGGTGTTATAAATCACACGATCTTGATAGCACAGTTCAGAAAAAATTGATTTGATTTTTTCAAAATTACCAATTTTAAATCAGAACCGTCTGATCTCAATCAGACGACCAGCTATACTTGAATGCGTCCGATCATTCAAAATTTTTTTTGTGACATCTTAAATTAGATCTTGCAAAGACTATTCTAATTTTCATCTCTATTTTTGGTTTATAATTGGATATTTAACTGTTGGTCAAAAAAATTTGAGCAGATACTTACAATTTTGCAATCATTGCAAACATTGTTATCATGCTATGTAAATATGATGCTAAAGATAGAGTAAAAGAAATTGGTTAAAAGTTAGCTATATAGGCAGAGGATAAACGCAAGGAGAAAGGTTAAGTTGGTAAATCCACTACTAGTTTTTGGTAACTTTTGATGTCTTTATCTTTCCCAACTTTTTTCCTTTGTCTTTATTGAATACTACTATCTATCAACAACTAGTGAAGTCTGCATCAAATATTAAAAAGAGAAACCTATGAGAACTCAGAAGATTTACCATAAAAGAGGTTTTTATTGTTGTGTAAGATTTACAGGCTAATTTGCAAGTTAAGTGCAGCAACCTCTTAGTGTAGTAGTATCAAATTTGAAATATCTAATGGTGTTTCATTCAATACCAAACCAGGGAAGTGTAATGAGGGTTAGTACACTCATTTATGACATGCATGTGCCGTGAGAAATTGAAAGCTGTGCAGATGTTTACAGCAATGAATTGACATTACCAACCCCCTCACCTCTTTGAAAGATAGGTACACGCTCTTGAGAGTTATTGCCCTCAAATGACCAAGTAATCTACCATGTTCACATTATACTCATTTATTCGTCATCGCGAATGCGTATATGTTTGACCTTAATCACCGCATATGCGTATATGTTGGACCTTTATTACGGTACTGCATGCAGAATCAACATCTATTTGATTCTGCATGCAGCACCAGACTCGTATATATTGCCGCATTTGGACTTTTAGTCATTTGTATGATCTTGCATTCGTGCAATCATAGTAGAAATATGGTCAGGTTGATCAAAATCAGATGGTTCAAATTTGCAACAACGAAATTGAGTAAATACGGGCAAGGGGGGTCGAACGTCTCGATCACCTTATCTTAAATGGTTATCATTCTCATCATGATGATCCAATAAAATCCTTGAAATGATGGCTGAAAATTAAACATTTACAAAACCAAAGGAAGATGAGACAAGGCATGTATATGCCTAAACCATGAACAATCATACTTCTGAGTTCAATTCCTTGTTCATATTTGTCCACGAGATTAGAACAATCTTTGTCCTTACTTGAACCATAACCATCTAAGAAGGGTCACATGCTATAAATTTGGCTAGCAACATTAAATTCAAAATATGGCATCTTGCCATATATGCACTATGTAGGACCTTTCACAGTTTGATGCCAAGAAGTAACTGATTAGTTATATTACAAATTTTTAAACACATTTGGACCACTTGTATATTAGTCAATTAACATTTATGGAATCTAATATTGGATTGTACTAAATTAAACCAAATAATTTTCACACTTTGTCCTATGCAAGAATTTGAATTCATTATCTTAGTTGGTTCATTTGAAGGACTATTTTATTTATACACCTTCAATTAATTAACACTGACACAAAGATAGAGCCTGCAAGCAAGCAACTACATTGTGATTTCCAATGGAAATAATGTATGGATAATTATTGTTAAATCTATAAATTTGATGTCATCATTTTACAAGTCTTCTATATTTATTTTTGGTTGTGACAATTCATGTTTTCTGATTCAGATGTAAAAATATTCACAGTCATTAAGAAGATGAAAAAAATACAAATGTATGAATAGGTGGTTCATAGTAAATATTAGTACAATTAACATGAacaagcacaagtgaaaaagAATGAAAATTCTTCAAAATATGTAAAGCAAAGAACCTCCATAGAAAAAGGCCAAAATAGAAGAGTGGTAAGCGTTCATAAAACTACACAATATGTAAGTTCATGCCGGAAATCGCCGTGAGTGTTACCGTGATTCTGTCAAATTCATTGTAAATCCAAACATGTGCGAAGACGCGTATCTTTATTCGGGTTCATGGTTTGCAAATTACGACAAAACAAGGAAGAAGAGCTCTAGGATTAAGCAAATAGAGCTCTTCGATATTCGAGTAAAGACCGACTTTTCCAGCCAATGAATCAAATCCAGTTTGAGCTGCCATTTCCTGAATGTTCTCGAGCGGCCTATGAACCCTGCCAGCGATTACTCTGCACACTATCAACGCCTTTCTTAGTGATGGTTCATTATCAAGAATCTCTATAGACTCGAAAGCTCTTCCACTTGTGGAAGTTGTGAAAACACCTATACCACCTTTCAGCTCCTTCTTAGCAGAAAACCCATTCCTGATAATTCTACAAACACAGCATTTTTCTGAGAGGCAAAGACTTGACGAACCATTGAGACCAAGAGAACAAGCAACACTGGTTCCATAGAACCGTAAAAGCTCGTTTCCGTCCGCTAAACACCTAGGATGCTTCTTCTGGAGCTTGCTTGCTTTGATTTTCACCATCTCTCGGTACTCTTCGAATCTAGCTAATGTCTTTTGCATGTTGTGCACCTtcaaaactctctcaattctacCACAGTGGTTTTCAGACTTTAACCAACTTGTTCTGCATATTATCTCTACTATTTTCCTTGATGAATCTCCTTCGACAAGTTCAGTAACTGCGCCAAGGGAAAAAACTTGATCTTGAATTCAAAATACATGAAACTTCAAACATGTCAAAACTATATATAAAAATAACAACAAAGTGAAATCACCAAACACTAAATACATCATTCAATCATGAATTTTTATTACTATCACAAGCTCAGGAAGGTTTTAAAAGCATTAACAAGAAAACACAGTATCGGAAGATGTCAATACTGATACATTATTCATCATTTTTATGATATAAAACAAATTGTGATTAAGTCACACTGCAATCACTCAATCATGGAAAAGTGATAGACACTATTAACTATCCTAGATATTTTGAAGATAAAATGTGTTGGATAATACTAACAAAATTCTTTATTAAAAAGGTAATGGAAAAAAGCAAAATCAGCTTTACAGCCCCAAATTCAAAAAGTAGTATCTTGATTTCTAAGATTCATCACCTCACCAATAAAAAAAACTATGAATATCTAACAAAGACTGACCAAAAAGTTTTTGGTCAGAAAAAGAAATTGTACAAACAAAATCCAAGAAAAAGTAAAGAATTTCCATACCAGCATGCTTGGAGAGATGGTGAGTTTCAGCAGCTTCCCATTTGCTAAACTGTTCTCCACATTTGTGACAAGTAACAGTTGAAGAGCCATTAGAATCTGTCTCAAGGGACATCCTATTACTTGAATGAACACCAGCACCACCATGAAAACCAGACCCTTCTGACAAAAGAAAAGGAGATTTCCTTGGAGGAGTTGAAGAAGTCCTAAAAGAAGGGTTAAAGTAATGCATTGTAGGGTGTCCTCCAGGTCCAGGTGTTCCAGGTCTCAAAGTACCAACAAAAGTTGAAGAACCACCACCACTACTTCCACTAGCATTGTTACCACCACTATTAACCCCTTCTTGAAAACCAGTGATTTTTAACTCACACCTTGAGTTACTCAAAATGACTTCATGAGTTATTGGGTTGAGAAACTCACTACTTCCTATAGATCTTGGACTGCAACTTGGTGGCTTTTCAAGATGGCGTTTGCTTCCATGGATAACATCTTTTAGATTCGCTATTGACCTTGAACAGCCTGATCTACCTCCTTTTTTTGTCAAGATTGTGCTTAAATGCTTCCTTGTTTTTGGATCATGTACATCTGAGGGTTCTGATTTGCAATGTAGTGACTTCTTCAGAGAAAACCACACTGTTGGCATATTACCCTTCAATGATTTTCCCTCTCTTTCCTTTTTCTGACTCTCTCCTCTTTGTTATCTTCCAAAAGGGTCCATTTTTCCCTATGCAAAATCTTCACTTTCTTCTTCCAAACTAAAAGCTGAgagaatgaaaaacaaaaaagaTGACAACTTTAGTTGTTTTCTGCTAAAAGAAAACAACCCTTTTGTGATATATGAAATTTCCTTCAACTTTCCATGAAAAAACtcaaccatgcatcaaagatTCAAAGATGAGTTATGTAATATCCGTAGGTAAGATGGTATTAAGGAGAAGAAGAACAAGCAAATGAGACAAAAGAGAGTGAAATGCTTAAGTAAAAAAAGCACGGGTGTGTTAAGTGATTTGAAAGATAACATAAGAATCTTTTGGCTCTTTATATTTGGATATGGAACATGACAATTGATTTTGGACAAAACATCACTGTTATAAAACTTAATAAATGTGAGTTAATTACTGACCCTGTGTTGTTTTTTTCCTTTTCAACTTTTTCAAATTTTAGTACTATGTTAATTGTTTAATAGTAGGGGTATGTATGTTTTAGGAAACTAgtaatttttgttttatttttgtaGATGCTAATTAATTGtgattatttttaaaatatttacTTCTAAAAATAAGTATTTTTTTCTCTTAGTAAAGTAGGCGATTCTATATTAGGTAATGTCCTCCCATTTTAAAATAAGTAATCTCTTAATAAAATATTTACTTCTATAAATAATTAAGGATTTGAATCAACTTTATTAAAGAAGAAGGAGTCGGATGTGGCATGTTTCAAATAGTATTCGTGCATCTAATATTTTTATATAGTTGTCAATTGAATCGTTTTAATAATTAGATAAAATTGATTTTATATAGTTGAATTTAATAGAATTAATTTCAATTGAATGAACTTTAGAATAATTGATTTATGTTTAGATATAAAATATAGAATTGATTTTTATcaattaatatttgaataatttttatcaaaattgattttaaatatataattaataaaatgataataaataCTAATACAAAGTAAACAAAAGTACGCAAATGAAGAAAATTAAGAAAGGTAAAGAAGGAAAATAAAACGGAGTTGTAACAActaaaatataataaatataGAGTTGATTGCTACTCACCTCAAAAGTTAAGAATGGTAgtttttaaataaataaaatagagGGAGGAGAATTGATTTTggaaaaaaatgaagaaaaaaaaataattttcaCATTGAAATGAAATAGAAGTGTTTTACTTTGTAAAAGTCAATCCAAACATGCATTAATaatttgcaattttttttaaataatcaattttttcaaaaCATATATGAAAATAATCACGTTTTCAATTTAATTACCAAATTAAACATGTTTCATTTGGATGACAAGAGGATGCGTCATCCTTTATGGCACATTCATTGTCATTTTACACTCAAGTGTCAATGGTGGTGGCGACAGCATGCATACCATCATGCCACTGCAAGTGGCGCATGCATGCATCTAGTAGGACTATGCGCCACTACATGTGGCTactcttttatttatttttatttttttaattttaataattataattttaaaaaattgaaaaaaaataaaatgaaaactaattcataatatattatttataaaattCAAATACACAACATTATGTTATAAAATTCAATGACCCGTCTGATCAAAACGTCCCTCTGTTCCACATCTCAGTGCATTAACCCgccttcgaggtctcccacgatttctCTGAGGTGTTTTGGGTCTTTGGGTGTTGGTATTAGGAAAAGGTGGTTGGTTTGAGGGTTCCAGGGTATTTGACAtatttgtcatcatttctcccAATAGTTGGGGAATTGTCGTCAACGGCGTTGCGTAATTGAGTTTggtgcccatgttgtcgtagttggaTCATTGTGGTTGGGTTATGTGTGGACGGTATGGTTGGTtgaattgggacattgaatcattttggaaacgaagcaatggttcttgtGATGTAAGAATGTCATACAATGGTTGGGTGCTTTGGCGGTGGGATGTTTGGgtgttcattggtggggggctatGGTGGGATGGTGTGGAATCGTATGAATCATCGGGACTATAGTAAGATGTGATGGGGGCATGTGGTTATTGGTGGTATGGGTCATGATCTTGGTGTTGTGTTTGGGTGTGTGGTATGAATTGGTTGCGGAGTTGGGCGTTTGGTGGTTGGGTGTATATGGTATGGTGACGTTGTGAGGTTGGTCGTTAGGTTTGGGTGGGTTGATATTGTTCTTGGGTTTAGTAATGGCGTGGGTTTGGTTGTTGGGCGGGGGtttgttgttgggcgtatgatgacgaagctcgtTGGCGTGGATCGATCAAATACCTCGACTCAGACACAAATTATGTTGTTGTAACCGATCTAAACCAATtcatataatgttgagttggtctagcacctTATATGATTTGTTCGTTTAAGATGTGTCGACGTTGATTCTTCCAATGACGACACATTTCTTTATTGAAGTCTCTTCAATCGGAATAACCTCATTGGGcatcgactctttgttgatgCCATTCTCCCAAACACGTCAGGTGGTCTGGATTTTGTTGTTGCATGCCAAACTATAGTTTCACACGGTCACTCTAGTGCATATCCATATTAGTGAACCTGATGGTTAGtgtttttgttgtccaaactACAACATCGTCAAGGCTAACCTGATGGTCACGACCCAGATACGCCTCCAGATAAACTGTTTAAGAAAAATACATGACTAGAAGATTTGTACTTTGGTAATTTTTAAAACCAAATTTAGAATTGTTTTACTGTAATACATCTTCTGGTCCAAGGTTGTCTAAAAGATTACGATAGACTACTATAGCGTGTTTGGGACAtctgttgtagttcatccctaGAACTGACCACCTAAAACAaaaagattgaaaatatattagttacaGTTAGTTGTAGTATAAAGTCTAACAAATTCGGAGATTTAagataaacttactttgttgAGAAGGGGAATATGAATGGCTTCTCGTTGAATAGGGTGAGTGACAACATTCTTGACCAACCTCGTGCTTGTAGAAAAAAGGTGCAAGAATAAAACGTACAAGTATTCTTTTTTACGTATCCTGGAGCCAATAGAGAGATGAAAGTGATCACCCCCGTTAACTCTGAACTCCTCGAAGACCATCCCCAATGTAACCCCTAGTAACTACTTAGCCTTCATACACGCAATCTTTTGGCTAATGACTAGAGTGATGAAGAAGTTACTTGCAAGTGTGAATTAGAAGAGGTTGGAGACATCATTCAGGGTAATCGTCATCTCAGCAAATGGAAGATGAAATGAGGATGTATCCTTATGTAATCGCTCAAAAAAAAGCGGGCACCAGTGGAATGTCGAGCATGGTGAGAGAACAGTCCACCAACAGAAGTAGGTCGACATCAGTGACAATCACCATGACCTCATATGACAGCTACACATCAGAGAATTTCTTCAACATTTCCCTATGGGTGGTGGGCTCATTCAATAGGGTGTGGCCATGTAACAATTAAAGTATAAACCATAAATTACTTTCAATTAATTAGTGATAAATAAAAATaacttaaaattaaatatttaaacCTCTCCCTACCATAATCTAAATGTCACATAATTGACATACCTAGTGAGCAAGGTAGGGTCATTGGGCTCTTTCGAGAACCATCCATCTGTGTTTATATACAAATTTGTATCACCTTGAGCCACCACCTTTGTATCATCTAAATCATGAACCTATGTATCAGTCTGGGGAGGAACCTCAATATCATCTTAAGGAGGAACCTCGGCATCATCCATAGAAGGAACCTCAACATAATAAAAAACTGAAGCA from Lathyrus oleraceus cultivar Zhongwan6 chromosome 7, CAAS_Psat_ZW6_1.0, whole genome shotgun sequence encodes the following:
- the LOC127101409 gene encoding uncharacterized protein LOC127101409 gives rise to the protein MPTVWFSLKKSLHCKSEPSDVHDPKTRKHLSTILTKKGGRSGCSRSIANLKDVIHGSKRHLEKPPSCSPRSIGSSEFLNPITHEVILSNSRCELKITGFQEGVNSGGNNASGSSGGGSSTFVGTLRPGTPGPGGHPTMHYFNPSFRTSSTPPRKSPFLLSEGSGFHGGAGVHSSNRMSLETDSNGSSTVTCHKCGEQFSKWEAAETHHLSKHAVTELVEGDSSRKIVEIICRTSWLKSENHCGRIERVLKVHNMQKTLARFEEYREMVKIKASKLQKKHPRCLADGNELLRFYGTSVACSLGLNGSSSLCLSEKCCVCRIIRNGFSAKKELKGGIGVFTTSTSGRAFESIEILDNEPSLRKALIVCRVIAGRVHRPLENIQEMAAQTGFDSLAGKVGLYSNIEELYLLNPRALLPCFVVICKP